The nucleotide sequence AGGTCGGCGAGGTCCTGGGTGATCGACGTCATCGTCCGCTCGGCGATGATCGACATCGCGACCAGGCCCGTCAGCACGCCGCTCACGATGAGCAGCGACAACACGTCGGCCGGTCGCCGCGTCCGGGGAGGCAGCGGCGGCTCGTCGACCACGATCTCGTCGGCCGACGTGCTGGCTGCGTCCATGGGCTCGCTCATCGAAGGAGCATCGTCGCACGCCGGAGGGCGTCCGGCGGTCAGGCACCATGGGCGGATGGACGACGAGTACGCCGAGGCGGTGCTGAGTGTGGTCGAGCGCATCCCGCCGGGCCGCGCCATGTCCTACGGCGCCATCGCGGATGTCGTTGGACTGTCGCTCGGTCGAGGCGGGCCGCGCCAGGTCGGCACGGTCATGTCGACGGTGGGTGGGACGGTGGCCTGGTGGCGGGTCGTGACGGCGGCCGGCCGGCCGCCGCGGGGGCACGAGGTGCGGGCGTTGACCGAGTTCGCGGCTGAGGGGACGCCGTTGACGCGTGACGGTGAGCGGGTCGATCTGAGACGTGCTGCGTGGTATCCGGAGTGAGGTTCGCCGGGGGGTTTGCCTAGTTGGACGTCCCCCTGCTGCCCATGGTCTTAGCCGCGAGGGTGCGCCTCAAGTCCGCGCCTCTGTGGTGTCTCTTCGCCGTGCTTCCGGGCTTGGACTTGACCCGCACCCTCGCGGCTAAGAACTGGCAGCTATCAGGGGGACGGGGAAGAACCGGGCACACCTCTGGGTTCGCGGCCGTCGCACCGCTCCACCGGTGTGCACGGAACCGACAGTTACTCGAATTTCCGGCGAGTGCGGGCCTGATCCGGGCCGTACGCGCCGGAAATTCGAGTATCCGCCCGTTTCTTCAGCACGACGGCGTGTCCTCACCCGTCACCGAGGCACCTCACCCGCCGCAGGACCGCACCCGGCACCGATCC is from Jiangella alkaliphila and encodes:
- a CDS encoding MGMT family protein, with protein sequence MDDEYAEAVLSVVERIPPGRAMSYGAIADVVGLSLGRGGPRQVGTVMSTVGGTVAWWRVVTAAGRPPRGHEVRALTEFAAEGTPLTRDGERVDLRRAAWYPE